From Candidatus Binataceae bacterium:
ACGGGACGCCGCGGCGAATGGCGCACGTGGGGTGGCAGCAGAAAGATTTCACCAGCTCGAATCGGCAAGTCGCGCGGGCTGCCGTCTTCGATAATCCGCAGCACCATGTCACCCTGCAGTTGATAGAAGAATTCCTCTAGCGGATCGTCGTGATAGTCCGTGCGTTGATTGGGACCTCCGACGATCGTGACCACAAAGTCGGTCTCGGCGAACAACTGAGCGTTTCCCACCGGCGGCCGCAGCAAGTCGCGATGCTCTTCAATCCAGCGATTTAAATTAAACGGCGGAGTGCATGCACCCATCACATCACCTCGGCTCCCGCCCGCACGCCTCAACAACGCCTGTCGCGCGCCTATAAATCACGAGCGTGCCGCAGCGGCGCCTCTGGACTTGGCTTCTCCTGCCGGGGGCAGAGCTTGCTTGCGAGCGTACACGACAACATAAGTGCCACGGAATACCGGCTGGAAGTCCGCGTCGACCAGCGCGCCGACTTCCGGCACATCACGCAGTGGGCCCAATCCGGCGGGAAAAACAAGCACGTCGGCTCTGCCTACCTGATCCAACGTGCGCGAGATTTCGCCAGGTACGCTGAGCCCAGCGATCAGATGCAGCGCCACAGGCGGCATGAACAGAGCCGGATAGAGCAGCGGCGTGCAGCCATCGGGCTCCAGGACCGCCGCGGGCTTCCCCCGCACAAAAGCCAGCGCTTTTAGCCATTCGTCCCGCTGCGGCGCGGTTGCCCATAGCCCGGCGGTTGCCGCCCCGCGACGTGAATCGAACCAGCCCGAAAGCGAGAGCGAGGACTGTGAAACCGCGTCTAGATCTCGATTTACAGCCGCCCGCCGGCCGCCATTGTGGGTCGCACGTATAGGCTCCAGATGGATAATCAGTACACGCGCGAATTTCGCACCAGGCATCAATAACGCACAGGCCAAAATCGCGCATCTCCAGACCCGCCCAAGCCGGATGGCCGAAGCCAAACCGATAATCGGCAGGTAGCTATAATAGATCCACGAAAACTGATTACCCCATAGCACGACTATGAAAATCAGCTGGAGCAAGGCGCAGGTCAGGAGAATTTCGCGATTGGAAGCGATTCGTAATAGACACACGAACAGCGCCGCGCCGAAAAGAAGTATAGTTGCGAATATATAAAAGCCCGCGATGCTTTCGAAATAGTAGGCCAAGGAAAACCAATGCGGCCACCAAAAGCTCTCACCACTGCCAAAAAAGCCAAAACCCTGTACCGCGTAGGCCCGAGCGCCGGTAAATGGCAGAATTGTGGCCCGCAAGGATCCTAAGCCGAAATAGATCGCCAATATCAGCGAAGCCACCACCGCTACGGCCACGGACGGGCCGATCCATTCAATAATCCCATGCCAGGTCAGCTTATTGCGCTGATAGAGCACCAGCACCACCAAGCCGAGCAAAAACGCTCCATAAAACAGCCCCAGCGCGGGTTTGGCCAACACCGCCAAAGTCGCCCAAATCAAAGCCTGCGGGCGGTTCCCCGCAGCCTGGGCGGCTAGGGCGTGAACGATGAATGCCGCCTCCAAGGCATGGGAGAAACTCAGATACTGAGTGAACACCAGGATGGGCATGGTAAGCGCGAACAGGAGCACTCCCAGCAAACCTGCGCGTAGCGCAATCGCGACGCGGACCAATCCCCATACAATGAACAGACTGATCAGCCAGTTCGCGACTTCATATGACCAGGGCGTTAAACCGGCGAGACCGAACCAGAAATGGCCTGCGAGAAGCCCCAGCAGTCCATAGTAGTAAGAGAAGTCGATTCCTGCTCGATAGCCGTGGCGATAAAGATATTCGGCGGTCAGGTTTCTTCCCGTGTCGAAAGGCGCGAAACCAAAAAAGTTGAGCGAGGTCGGCAGCCGCATCAGCGCCAGCACCGCCGTCTCGGCCAGGAACACAGCGAAGATTAACCTGCGGTCCTGGCCCAGGTGCTCGATTTTCCAGAGTTTGGACAAGGCAATTCCCAAGTCGTCACCTGCCGGCCAAGGCGCGCCGGTTGCAGGGGTTATTTGAGCACCTGGAGCTCGAAGGAGATAAACCAGGCGGGAAAGATCCACGTCCAGCTAGCCCCGTAGGCCTCCAACCGGCGGTTGGCGAGTCGCCGGACCACCTTGTTGAATAAAGTTGGCGGGAACACGATCTGCCGTTTAGACAACTTGAAGCGAGCGGGCGAATACAAGTCAATTTCGTGACCTGAAGTGAAATAATCGAATGTCGACCAGTCGAGAACGTGTCGGTGCGTCGGATCGGTAAAAGCGTTCGCGCAGGAAAAATGTTACTGCAATGTGTACCATGGCGCCGTCGCGGCAAACGTGGTGTCAACATGGTCGCTACATGCTCAATCACGTCGATCGCGGATACCTCGACAAAGCGATCGTCCTCGCACGACCAGGGGCGCACGTCAAGCTTATGAACAATATGCGGATCCGGCTCGACCGTGCCAACCCGGCCCCACGTTGATCGCATCGGGTAGGTGCTTGCGGCTGCAGCCAGATTCAGGCGGTTAACCGGCGCGCTACAGCGGGAATTTCGCGTTAGAGAAGGCGGCATCATAGTCGGTTGCGGCCACGATAAGATATCATAGCTACCGGCCGCTCAAAGTTGGGTCGCTCGGCGCAGCGGGGAATCTTGCGATCCCCATCTCTGTGTATAAATGCACCG
This genomic window contains:
- a CDS encoding 3-hydroxyanthranilate 3,4-dioxygenase, coding for MGACTPPFNLNRWIEEHRDLLRPPVGNAQLFAETDFVVTIVGGPNQRTDYHDDPLEEFFYQLQGDMVLRIIEDGSPRDLPIRAGEIFLLPPHVRHSPRRPVPGSAGLVIERRRPAGLLDGFEWYCPSCHALLHRVEVQLQNIVADLPPLFEGFYQNLARRTCARCGTVHPGHERAETKAA